Proteins encoded in a region of the Raphanus sativus cultivar WK10039 chromosome 8, ASM80110v3, whole genome shotgun sequence genome:
- the LOC130498747 gene encoding putative pectinesterase/pectinesterase inhibitor 43, translating into MQNGWNDSRRMKSFSLFGIMSLFMAMVICVEANKSSIPSRKTEEIHRGSKLMITKTAVSVICSSTDYKQECIETLETVRSPDPRNLIRAGFDLAIISIRTGINKGMIDVKSRADADVQTRDALNSCRELMDFAIDDLLKTRDTFKGFLFTRLSDFIDDLLVWLSGSVTYQQTCIDGFEGIDSVAAEIMEMVMRKGQHLTSNGLAIASNLGALLKTFRIPIPILRPGRDGLGIFGSDSPQERPLDSPDDSPQMGDSSDNQQSPQMGDSSENQQLDSSMNSPPQNLKSSKKQPLDSSENQLLDSSENQPLDSSENKPLDSSKNSPQNLNPSKNQQLDLSESRASDSYSTQPSDSSRNQPLDSSENTPQKLDSSESRPLDSLRKVNPLRALNPFGKLEDRHLSEETGFPRWITTHSRRLLVEHGRRSANVVVAKDGSGKCQTIEQALAMVPMKNRRKFVIYIKQGVYNEKIEVTKKMKNVMFIGDGPTKTIITGNVAFLPDRIGTYRTSTVAINGDYFMAKDIGFENTAGAARHQAVALRVSADFAVFFNCRMDGYQDTLYVHTHRQFYRDCSISGTIDFVFGDAKAVFQNCEFVIRRPMDNQQCIVTAQGRKDRRETTGIVIHNSRITGDETYLPVKDKNRAFLGRPWKEYSRTIIMNTIIDDVIDPEGWLKCNETFALNTLFYSEYQNRGRGSDQASRVKWRGIQQISDRQARGFAPGDFLRGNAWIPKRRIPYNAY; encoded by the exons atgcagAATGGATGGAACGATTCAAGGAGGATGaaaagtttttctttgttcGGAATCATGTCTCTCTTTATGGCAATGGTCATCTGTGTGGAAGCCAATAAAAGCAGCATCCCAAGTCGAAAAACCGAAGAAATTCACCGTGGAAGCAAGTTGATGATAACAAAGACAGCGGTGAGTGTAATATGTTCCTCCACCGATTACAAACAAGAATGCATAGAGACTCTGGAGACTGTGAGGTCCCCGGATCCTCGCAATCTGATTAGAGCTGGCTTTGATCTGGCAATCATATCGATTCGTACTGGAATAAATAAGGGGATGATTGATGTAAAGAGCAGGGCAGACGCAGATGTTCAAACAAGAGACGCACTTAATAGTTGTCGAGAGCTTATGGATTTTGCAATTGATGATCTTCTAAAAACGAGGGACACATTCAAAGGGTTTTTGTTCACCAGATTATCAGATTTCATTGACGATCTTCTAGTGTGGCTAAGTGGTTCAGTCACATACCAACAAACGTGCATCGACGGATTTGAAGGGATTGATAGCGTAGCAGCTGAGATTATGGAAATGGTCATGAGGAAGGGGCAGCATCTCACTAGCAATGGTTTAGCGATTGCCTCAAATCTCGGTGCTTTGTTGAAGACTTTTCGTATTCCGATTCCTATTCTCAGG CCAGGAAGGGATGGACTCGGCATTTTTGGTTCGGATTCTCCACAAGAACGGCCATTGGATTCTCCGGATGATTCTCCTCAAATGGGAGATTCATCCGATAATCAACAATCTCCTCAAATGGGAGATTCTTCTGAGAATCAACAGTTGGATTCTTCCATGAATTCTCCTCCTCAAAATTTGAAAAGTTCCAAGAAACAACCGTTGGATTCTTCTGAGAACCAACTGCTGGATTCTTCCGAGAACCAACCGCTGGATTCTTCTGAAAACAAACCGCTGGATTCTTCCAAGAATTCTCCTCAAAATTTAAACCCTTCCAAGAATCAGCAACTAGATCTTTCTGAGAGTAGAGCTTCAGATTCTTACAGTACCCAGCCGTCGGATTCTTCCAGAAACCAACCTCTAGATTCTTCGGAGAATACTCCTCAAAAGTTAGATTCTTCAGAAAGCCGACCGTTGGATTCTCTTCGAAAAGTAAATCCGCTCCGAGCATTGAATCCTTTTGGAAAATTGGAGGACAGACACTTATCAGAGGAAACAGGGTTCCCAAGGTGGATAACAACGCATTCCCGGAGGCTTCTTGTAGAACACGGAAGAAGAAGTGCAAACGTAGTGGTGGCAAAGGACGGGAGTGGTAAGTGCCAGACAATCGAACAAGCATTAGCAATGGTACCAATGAAGAACCGAAGGAAGTTCGTGATTTACATAAAACAAGGTGTCTACAACGAAAAGATTGAGGtaacaaagaaaatgaaaaatgtcATGTTCATTGGAGATGGGCCGACAAAAACCATCATCACCGGAAATGTCGCCTTTTTGCCCGATCGCATCGGCACCTACCGCACTTCCACAGTCG CGATAAATGGTGACTATTTCATGGCGAAGGACATAGGGTTCGAGAACACGGCCGGAGCAGCACGCCATCAAGCAGTTGCACTCCGAGTTTCAGCCGATTTTGCTGTGTTCTTCAACTGTCGTATGGATGGTTACCAAGACACACTTTACGTCCATACACACCGTCAATTCTATCGTGACTGCAGCATCTCAGGCACCATTGATTTCGTCTTCGGTGATGCCAAAGCCGTTTTCCAAAACTGTGAATTTGTCATCCGCCGTCCCATGGATAACCAGCAGTGTATCGTTACAGCCCAAGGACGGAAAGACCGGCGTGAGACGACGGGGATCGTCATCCACAATAGCCGTATAACTGGTGATGAAACATATCTTCCCGTCAAAGACAA GAACAGAGCGTTTTTGGGACGACCTTGGAAGGAATATTCAAGGACAATCATAATGAACACAATAATCGATGATGTGATAGACCCAGAAGGTTGGTTGAAGTGCAACGAGACTTTCGCTCTCAACACGTTGTTCTACTCCGAGTATCAAAACAGAGGCCGTGGTTCAGATCAGGCCAGCCGGGTCAAATGGAGGGGTATTCAACAAATCTCCGATAGGCAAGCGAGAGGATTCGCTCCGGGGGATTTCTTACGTGGCAACGCATGGATTCCAAAGAGACGCATTCCTTACAACGCTTATTGA